Proteins encoded together in one Streptomyces umbrinus window:
- a CDS encoding DeoR/GlpR family DNA-binding transcription regulator — protein MFAAERRQLILEMVRANGAVSLRELARVVQTSEVTVRRDVRALEAEGLLDRRHGGAVLPGGFTRESGFPQKSHLATAEKTAIADLAASLVEEGEAIVVGAGTTTQELARRLARVPGLTVVTNSLLVAQALAHANRVEVVMTGGTLRGSNYALVGSGAEQSLQGLRVSRAFLSGSGLTAERGLSTSNMLSASVDRALVQAAAEVVVLADHTKLGTDTMFQTVPTDVITRLVTDEPPAHDDRAGTELQALADQGVQIAVAGAGGAGGDTVPAGRQPPRRDVPLPGPRRGQVPGGGPQLRSAAAVLGEREQPQSERARVADLRRR, from the coding sequence GTGTTCGCTGCAGAACGTCGCCAATTGATCCTCGAAATGGTGCGAGCGAATGGGGCCGTGTCGCTCCGTGAGCTCGCCCGCGTCGTCCAGACCTCCGAAGTGACCGTACGGCGGGACGTGCGCGCACTGGAGGCAGAAGGACTCCTCGACCGCCGGCATGGCGGTGCGGTATTGCCGGGCGGGTTCACGCGGGAGTCCGGCTTTCCGCAGAAATCTCATCTCGCGACCGCCGAGAAGACGGCCATCGCCGATCTCGCCGCAAGTCTCGTCGAAGAGGGCGAGGCCATTGTGGTGGGGGCGGGAACCACGACACAGGAGCTGGCCCGCCGGCTCGCGCGGGTCCCCGGTCTGACCGTCGTCACCAACTCCCTGCTGGTGGCCCAGGCGCTGGCCCACGCCAACCGCGTGGAGGTCGTGATGACCGGCGGCACCCTGCGCGGTTCCAACTACGCCCTGGTCGGCAGCGGGGCCGAGCAGTCCCTCCAGGGGCTGCGGGTCTCCCGGGCCTTCCTGTCGGGGAGCGGACTGACCGCCGAGCGCGGCCTGTCCACCTCCAACATGCTGTCGGCGTCCGTCGACCGCGCGCTGGTGCAGGCGGCCGCCGAGGTCGTCGTCCTCGCCGACCACACCAAGCTCGGCACCGACACGATGTTCCAGACCGTGCCGACCGACGTGATCACCCGGCTCGTCACCGACGAGCCACCCGCCCACGACGACCGCGCGGGCACCGAACTGCAGGCCCTGGCGGATCAGGGCGTACAGATCGCGGTGGCCGGAGCCGGTGGTGCGGGCGGGGATACGGTCCCGGCGGGGCGTCAGCCGCCACGCCGGGACGTGCCGCTCCCCGGCCCCAGGCGTGGCCAGGTCCCCGGCGGAGGCCCGCAGTTGCGCAGTGCGGCCGCGGTGCTGGGGGAACGGGAACAGCCCCAGAGCGAGCGGGCGCGGGTCGCGGACCTGCGCCGACGCTGA
- a CDS encoding NAD(P)H-quinone dehydrogenase: MEYVTRIVIIGGGPGGYEAALVAAQLGAEVTVVDCDGLGGASVLTDCVPSKTLIATAEVMTTFDSSYEELGIIVADDTPHIDTPARVVGVDLGKVNRRVKRLALAQSHDITASVTRAGARVLRGRGRLEGMQALDGSRKVVVRAADGSEETLVADAVLIATGGHPRELPDAQPDGERILNWTQVYDLDELPEELIVVGSGVTGAEFAGAYQALGSRVTLVSSRDRVLPGEDPDAAAVLEDVFRRRGMNVMARSRAASAKRVGDRVEVTLADGRVITGSHCLMAVGAIPNSHGMGLEEAGVKVRESGHIWTDRVSRTSAPGVYAAGDVTGVFALASVAAMQGRIAMYHFLGDAVAPLNLKTVSSNVFTDPEIATVGYSQADVDGGVIDARVVKLPLLRNPRAKMQGIRDGFVKIFCRPGTGIVVGGVVVSPRASELIHPISLAVDNNLTVEQIANAFTVYPSLSGSIAEVARQLHTRKTEGES, translated from the coding sequence ATGGAGTACGTGACTCGGATCGTGATCATTGGTGGCGGACCCGGCGGATACGAGGCGGCCCTGGTGGCCGCCCAGCTCGGCGCGGAGGTGACCGTCGTCGACTGCGACGGTCTGGGCGGGGCGTCGGTGCTCACCGACTGCGTCCCGTCGAAGACCCTGATCGCGACGGCGGAGGTGATGACCACCTTCGACTCGTCGTACGAGGAGCTGGGGATCATCGTCGCCGATGACACTCCTCACATCGACACGCCCGCGCGGGTCGTCGGTGTCGACCTCGGGAAGGTCAACCGCCGTGTGAAGCGGCTCGCGCTCGCCCAGTCGCACGACATCACCGCCTCCGTGACGCGCGCCGGCGCCCGCGTCCTGCGCGGCCGCGGGCGGCTCGAGGGCATGCAGGCACTGGACGGCTCGCGCAAGGTCGTCGTACGGGCCGCCGACGGCAGCGAGGAGACGCTCGTCGCCGACGCCGTGCTCATCGCCACCGGCGGGCACCCCCGTGAGCTGCCCGACGCGCAGCCGGACGGGGAGCGGATCCTCAACTGGACGCAGGTCTACGACCTCGACGAGCTGCCCGAGGAGCTCATCGTCGTCGGGTCCGGTGTCACCGGTGCCGAGTTCGCCGGCGCCTACCAGGCCCTCGGCTCGCGGGTCACGCTCGTCTCCAGCCGCGACCGCGTGCTGCCGGGCGAGGACCCGGACGCGGCCGCCGTCCTGGAGGACGTGTTCCGCCGGCGCGGGATGAACGTCATGGCCCGCTCGCGCGCCGCGTCCGCCAAGCGTGTCGGCGACCGCGTCGAGGTGACGCTCGCCGACGGCCGGGTCATCACCGGCTCGCACTGTCTGATGGCCGTAGGCGCCATCCCCAACAGCCACGGCATGGGTCTCGAAGAAGCCGGGGTCAAGGTCCGGGAGTCCGGCCACATCTGGACCGACAGGGTCTCCAGGACCTCCGCCCCGGGCGTGTACGCCGCCGGTGACGTGACCGGCGTCTTCGCGCTCGCCTCCGTGGCCGCCATGCAGGGCCGAATCGCCATGTACCACTTCCTCGGCGACGCGGTCGCCCCGCTGAACCTCAAGACGGTCTCGTCGAACGTCTTCACCGACCCCGAGATCGCCACCGTCGGTTACTCCCAGGCGGATGTCGACGGCGGCGTGATCGACGCCCGGGTCGTCAAGCTGCCCCTGCTGCGCAACCCGCGCGCCAAGATGCAGGGCATCCGTGACGGCTTCGTCAAGATCTTCTGCCGCCCGGGCACCGGGATCGTCGTCGGCGGTGTCGTCGTCTCGCCGCGCGCCTCGGAACTCATCCACCCGATCTCGCTCGCGGTCGACAACAACCTGACCGTCGAACAGATCGCGAACGCCTTCACCGTGTACCCGTCCCTGTCGGGCTCGATCGCCGAGGTGGCCCGGCAGCTGCACACCCGGAAGACCGAGGGCGAATCCTGA
- a CDS encoding gamma-glutamylcyclotransferase: MSLYAAYAGNLDPRLMTRRAPHSPLRATGWLNGWRLTFGGEHMGWEGALATIVEAPRSQVFVALYDIAPPDEESMDRWEGVGLDVYRRMRVRIHTLEGEEAAWVYVLNGYEGGLPSARYLGEIADAAESAGAPHDYVMELRKRPC, from the coding sequence ATGTCGCTCTACGCCGCGTACGCCGGCAATCTCGACCCGCGGCTCATGACGCGCCGCGCCCCGCACTCGCCGCTGCGCGCCACGGGGTGGCTGAACGGCTGGCGGCTGACGTTCGGCGGCGAGCACATGGGCTGGGAGGGCGCGCTGGCCACCATCGTCGAGGCCCCGCGCTCGCAGGTCTTCGTCGCCCTGTACGACATCGCACCCCCGGACGAGGAGTCCATGGACCGCTGGGAGGGCGTCGGCCTGGACGTCTACCGGCGGATGCGGGTACGGATCCACACGCTGGAGGGCGAGGAGGCCGCGTGGGTCTACGTCCTCAACGGCTACGAGGGAGGGCTCCCCTCGGCCCGCTACCTCGGCGAGATCGCTGACGCGGCGGAATCGGCGGGCGCCCCCCACGACTACGTGATGGAGCTGCGCAAGCGTCCCTGCTGA
- a CDS encoding phospho-sugar mutase yields MQDGLTARAKAWLAEDPDAETREELAKLIDAEDTAELTARFSGTLQFGTAGLRGELGAGPMRMNRSVVIRAAAGLAAYLKAKGRTGGLVVVGYDARHKSADFARDTAAVMTGAGLRAAVLPRPLPTPVLAYAIRHLGAVAGVEVTASHNPPRDNGYKVYLGDGSQIVPPADAEIAAEIAAITSLADVPRPDSGWETLDEGVLDAYLARTDEVLAAGSPRTARTVYTAMHGVGKETLLAAFARAGFPEPVLVAEQAEPDPDFPTVAFPNPEEPGAMDLAFAKARETDPDLIIANDPDADRCAAAVKDGGDWRMLRGDEVGALLAEHLVRRGARGTFAESIVSSSLLGRIAQKAGLPYEETLTGFKWIARVEDLRYGYEEALGYCVDPEGVRDKDGITAALLITELASELKSGGRTLLDLLDDLAVEHGLHATDQLSVRVDDLSLISDAMRRLREQPPTRLAGLSVTKAEDLTKGTDTLPPTDGLRYTLDGARVIVRPSGTEPKLKCYLEVVVPVGTHDNLPAARAKATELLTTIKRDLSAAAGI; encoded by the coding sequence GTGCAGGACGGACTCACCGCACGGGCCAAGGCATGGCTGGCCGAGGACCCCGACGCGGAAACCCGTGAGGAACTCGCCAAGCTGATCGACGCCGAGGACACGGCGGAGCTCACCGCACGCTTCAGCGGCACCCTCCAGTTCGGCACGGCCGGCCTGCGCGGCGAACTCGGCGCCGGCCCGATGCGGATGAACCGCTCGGTCGTCATCCGCGCCGCCGCGGGGCTCGCCGCGTACCTCAAGGCGAAGGGCCGGACCGGCGGCCTGGTCGTCGTGGGCTACGACGCCCGCCACAAGTCCGCCGACTTCGCCCGCGACACGGCGGCGGTCATGACGGGCGCGGGCCTGCGCGCAGCCGTACTCCCCCGCCCCCTCCCGACCCCCGTACTGGCTTACGCCATAAGGCACTTGGGCGCGGTGGCGGGCGTCGAGGTGACGGCCAGCCACAACCCGCCGCGCGACAACGGCTACAAGGTCTACCTCGGCGACGGCTCCCAGATCGTGCCCCCGGCGGACGCCGAGATCGCCGCGGAGATCGCCGCGATCACGAGCCTGGCCGACGTCCCCCGCCCGGACAGCGGCTGGGAGACCCTCGACGAGGGTGTCCTGGACGCCTATCTGGCCCGTACGGACGAGGTGCTGGCCGCCGGCTCCCCGCGTACGGCCCGCACGGTCTACACGGCGATGCACGGTGTCGGCAAGGAGACCCTCCTGGCGGCGTTCGCCCGGGCCGGCTTCCCGGAACCGGTCCTCGTCGCCGAACAGGCCGAGCCCGACCCGGACTTCCCGACCGTCGCCTTCCCCAACCCGGAAGAGCCCGGCGCGATGGACCTGGCCTTCGCGAAGGCCCGCGAGACGGACCCGGACCTGATCATCGCGAACGACCCGGACGCGGACCGCTGCGCGGCGGCCGTCAAGGACGGCGGGGACTGGCGCATGCTGCGCGGCGACGAGGTGGGCGCGCTCCTCGCCGAGCACCTCGTCCGCAGGGGCGCACGCGGCACGTTCGCGGAGTCGATCGTCTCGTCCTCCCTCCTCGGCCGGATCGCCCAGAAGGCGGGCCTGCCGTACGAGGAGACGCTGACGGGCTTCAAGTGGATCGCCCGCGTGGAGGACCTGCGGTACGGCTACGAGGAGGCGCTGGGCTACTGCGTCGACCCCGAGGGCGTACGGGACAAGGACGGCATCACGGCGGCCCTCCTGATCACGGAACTGGCCTCGGAGCTCAAGTCCGGGGGCCGCACCCTCCTCGACCTCCTCGACGACCTCGCGGTCGAGCACGGCCTGCACGCCACGGACCAGCTCTCGGTCCGCGTGGACGACCTGTCCCTCATCTCGGACGCGATGCGCCGTCTGCGCGAGCAGCCGCCCACGCGGCTCGCGGGCCTGTCCGTCACCAAGGCCGAGGACCTGACGAAGGGCACGGACACGCTCCCGCCCACCGACGGCCTGCGCTACACGCTGGACGGCGCCCGCGTCATCGTCCGCCCGAGCGGTACGGAGCCGAAGCTGAAGTGCTACCTGGAGGTCGTGGTCCCGGTGGGCACCCACGACAACCTCCCGGCGGCCCGCGCGAAGGCGACGGAACTCCTGACGACGATCAAGCGGGACCTGTCGGCGGCCGCGGGCATCTGA
- a CDS encoding purine-nucleoside phosphorylase, translating to MNASLLPDDIQGDPYAAADAAAVRVRELTGAETHDVALVMGSGWAPAVDALGDPAAEFQVTELPGFPPPAVEGHGGKVRSYEIGDKRALVFLGRTHFYEGRGVAAVAHGVRTAVAAGCKTIVLTNGCGGLREGMRPGQPVLISDHINLTAASPIVGANFVDLTDLYSPRLRALCKEIDGTLEEGVYAQFPGPHYETPAEIRMARVIGADLVGMSTTLEAIAAREAGAEVLGISLVTNLAAGMTGEPLNHEEVLQAGRDSATHMGALLTQVLDRL from the coding sequence GTGAACGCATCTCTTCTTCCGGACGACATCCAGGGCGACCCGTACGCCGCCGCCGACGCCGCCGCCGTGCGCGTACGGGAACTGACGGGCGCCGAGACCCACGACGTCGCTCTCGTGATGGGCTCCGGCTGGGCACCGGCCGTGGATGCCCTCGGCGACCCCGCGGCCGAGTTCCAGGTCACCGAGCTGCCCGGCTTCCCGCCGCCGGCGGTCGAGGGACACGGCGGCAAGGTCCGCTCGTACGAGATCGGCGACAAGCGCGCGCTCGTGTTCCTGGGCCGCACCCACTTCTACGAGGGCCGCGGTGTCGCCGCCGTCGCGCACGGCGTCCGTACCGCCGTGGCCGCCGGCTGCAAGACAATCGTGCTGACCAACGGCTGCGGGGGGCTGCGCGAGGGCATGCGGCCCGGGCAGCCGGTCCTCATCAGCGACCACATCAACCTGACGGCGGCGTCGCCGATCGTCGGCGCGAACTTCGTCGATCTGACGGATCTGTACTCGCCGCGGCTGCGCGCGCTGTGCAAGGAGATCGACGGGACCCTTGAGGAGGGGGTGTACGCGCAGTTCCCCGGGCCGCACTATGAGACGCCCGCGGAGATTCGGATGGCGCGGGTCATCGGGGCGGACCTGGTGGGGATGTCGACGACTCTTGAGGCCATCGCGGCGCGTGAGGCCGGTGCGGAGGTGCTCGGCATCTCCCTCGTCACCAACCTCGCCGCCGGGATGACCGGGGAGCCCCTCAACCACGAGGAGGTCCTCCAGGCGGGCCGCGACTCCGCCACCCACATGGGTGCCCTGCTGACCCAGGTCCTGGACCGGCTGTAG